One genomic segment of Actinoplanes ianthinogenes includes these proteins:
- a CDS encoding (Fe-S)-binding protein: protein MRIALFATCLADTLFPEAAKATVRLLERLGHEVVFPFDQTCCGQMHVNTGFQRDAVPLVKRYVSTFDPFDVIVAPSGSCVGSIRHQHAMVAADAGEAGLAARAEDVGRRTYELSELLIDVLQVEDVGARYPHRVTYHPTCHSLRMIRVGDKPLRLLRRVRGLELVELPAAEQCCGFGGTFSVKNAETSAAMLADKMTAIVSTGASVCTAGDASCLMHLGGGLSRRDAGVRTVHLAEILAST, encoded by the coding sequence GTGCGGATCGCGCTGTTCGCGACCTGCCTCGCCGACACGCTCTTCCCGGAGGCCGCCAAGGCCACCGTCCGGCTGTTGGAGCGGCTCGGGCACGAGGTGGTCTTCCCCTTCGACCAGACCTGCTGCGGGCAGATGCACGTCAACACGGGCTTTCAGAGGGACGCGGTGCCGCTGGTGAAACGGTATGTGTCGACCTTCGACCCGTTCGACGTGATCGTCGCGCCGTCCGGATCGTGTGTCGGGTCGATCCGACATCAGCACGCCATGGTCGCCGCCGACGCGGGGGAGGCCGGCCTGGCGGCGCGGGCCGAGGACGTCGGCAGGCGCACCTACGAGCTGTCCGAGCTGCTGATCGACGTGCTCCAGGTGGAGGACGTCGGCGCCCGCTACCCGCACCGGGTGACCTACCACCCGACCTGCCACAGCCTGCGGATGATCCGGGTCGGCGACAAACCGCTGCGGCTGCTGCGCCGGGTGCGCGGGCTGGAGCTGGTCGAGCTGCCGGCCGCCGAGCAGTGCTGCGGCTTCGGTGGCACCTTCTCGGTCAAGAACGCGGAGACGTCGGCGGCGATGCTCGCCGACAAGATGACCGCCATCGTGTCGACCGGCGCATCGGTCTGCACGGCCGGGGACGCCTCCTGCCTGATGCACCTCGGTGGTGGCCTGTCACGAAGGGACGCCGGTGTGAGAACCGTGCACCTGGCCGAGATTCTGGCCTCGACATGA
- a CDS encoding LutB/LldF family L-lactate oxidation iron-sulfur protein: MSTFLGMPATAPRGVGHLRGDEPFPAAAHRALADEQLRNNLRHATTTIRGKSGRVIAELPDWQELRSAGSAIKADVLSRLPDLLEELEARVVERGGVVHWAADANEANRIVTELVRATGSERVIKVKSMATQEIALNEALEAAGIQPVETDLAELIVQLGQDKPSHILVPAIHRNRSEIREIFLKAMPGVDPALTDDPPVLAAAARKYLRETFLSTKVAISGANFGVAETGTLAVVESEGNGRMCLTLPDTLITVMGIEKVVPTWQDLEVFLQLLPRASTGERMNPYTTMWTGVTPGDGPQDFHLVLLDNGRSAVLADPRGRTALHCIRCSACLNVCPVYERTGGHAYGSVYPGPIGAVLSPQLTGVEDNASLPFASSLCGACFDACPVKIDIPSMLVHLRNQAPHPRSERAAMRAAAYTMERPKLYARAQRAAKLARIAGRRGLGLPLGWNEARDLPEIPEQTFRDWWASR, translated from the coding sequence ATGAGCACTTTCCTGGGCATGCCGGCGACCGCCCCGCGCGGCGTCGGGCACCTGCGCGGCGACGAGCCGTTCCCGGCCGCCGCGCACAGGGCACTGGCCGACGAGCAGCTGCGGAACAACCTGCGGCACGCGACCACCACGATCCGTGGCAAGTCCGGCCGGGTGATCGCGGAACTGCCGGACTGGCAGGAGCTGCGCTCGGCCGGTTCGGCGATCAAGGCCGACGTGCTGTCGCGACTCCCGGACCTGCTGGAGGAGCTGGAGGCGCGCGTCGTCGAGCGCGGCGGGGTGGTGCACTGGGCGGCCGACGCGAACGAGGCGAACCGGATCGTCACCGAGCTGGTCCGGGCCACCGGCAGCGAGCGGGTCATCAAGGTCAAGTCGATGGCCACCCAGGAGATCGCGCTCAACGAGGCCCTGGAGGCGGCCGGGATCCAGCCGGTGGAGACCGATCTGGCCGAGCTGATCGTGCAGCTCGGCCAGGACAAGCCGAGCCACATCCTGGTGCCGGCCATCCACCGGAACCGCTCCGAGATCCGGGAGATCTTCCTCAAGGCGATGCCCGGGGTGGACCCGGCGCTGACCGACGACCCGCCGGTGCTCGCGGCGGCCGCCCGGAAATACCTGCGCGAGACGTTCCTGTCGACGAAGGTGGCGATCAGCGGGGCGAATTTCGGCGTCGCCGAGACCGGCACCCTGGCCGTGGTCGAGTCGGAGGGCAACGGGCGGATGTGCCTGACCCTGCCGGACACCCTGATCACCGTGATGGGCATCGAGAAGGTCGTGCCCACCTGGCAGGACCTGGAGGTCTTCCTGCAACTGCTGCCGCGGGCGTCGACCGGGGAGCGGATGAACCCCTACACGACCATGTGGACCGGGGTGACGCCGGGCGACGGGCCGCAGGACTTCCACCTGGTGCTGCTCGACAACGGGCGCAGCGCGGTCCTGGCCGATCCGCGGGGACGGACGGCGCTGCACTGCATCCGGTGCTCGGCCTGCCTCAACGTGTGCCCGGTCTACGAGCGGACCGGCGGGCACGCGTACGGGTCGGTGTATCCGGGACCGATCGGCGCGGTGCTGTCGCCGCAGCTGACCGGCGTCGAGGACAACGCCTCGCTGCCGTTCGCGTCCTCGCTCTGCGGCGCCTGCTTCGACGCCTGCCCGGTGAAGATCGACATCCCGTCGATGCTGGTGCACCTGCGTAACCAGGCGCCGCATCCGCGCAGCGAGAGGGCGGCCATGCGGGCGGCGGCGTACACGATGGAGCGGCCGAAGCTGTACGCCCGGGCGCAGCGCGCCGCGAAACTCGCGCGGATCGCCGGGCGGCGGGGGCTTGGGCTTCCCCTCGGCTGGAACGAGGCCCGGGACCTCCCGGAGATACCCGAGCAGACCTTCCGGGACTGGTGGGCGTCGCGATGA
- a CDS encoding rhamnulokinase: MTHRFAAVDLGASSGRVVAGTFHDGKLELDVVHRFANEPVHAGGTLHWDILSLYKGVLDGLGKAGPVDSIGIDSWAVDYGLIDASGALLGNPVHYRDARTDGIAGRVRDLYPISGLQRLPFNTVYQLLAAAGTPQYRAAAKLLMIPDLLAYWLTGETGAEYTNASTTGLLDVRTGNWSWSLIEDLGLRADLFPAIRRPGDLIGHFHGTPVVAVGSHDTASAVVAVPADHNNFAYVSSGTWSLVGLELAHPVLSDASREANFTNEGGVDGTVRYLRNVMGLWPLQECMREWGSPDISDLLAAAAREPALRRVVDLDDPVFLPPGDMSSRLCRAAGMPPDVSPATITRCVLDSLALAHRRAVRQAGELAGVTPSALHLVGGGARNELLCRLTADATGLPVLAGPVEATALGNVLVQARAAGVVSGGLDAMRALVRQTQQITRYEPCGDDAPWRAAAARVGR; the protein is encoded by the coding sequence ATGACGCACCGGTTCGCCGCGGTCGACCTCGGCGCGTCCAGCGGGCGCGTCGTGGCCGGCACGTTCCATGACGGCAAGCTGGAGCTCGACGTCGTGCACCGGTTCGCCAACGAGCCGGTGCACGCCGGCGGCACCCTGCACTGGGACATCCTCAGCCTCTACAAGGGTGTGCTCGACGGGCTGGGCAAGGCCGGTCCGGTGGACAGCATCGGGATCGACTCCTGGGCGGTCGACTACGGCCTGATCGACGCGTCCGGGGCACTGCTCGGCAACCCGGTGCACTACCGGGACGCGCGCACCGACGGGATCGCCGGCCGGGTGCGCGATCTCTACCCGATCTCCGGGCTCCAGAGGCTGCCGTTCAACACGGTCTACCAACTGCTCGCCGCGGCCGGCACCCCGCAGTACCGGGCCGCCGCGAAACTGCTGATGATCCCGGACCTGCTCGCCTACTGGCTGACCGGGGAGACGGGAGCGGAGTACACCAACGCGTCGACCACGGGACTGCTCGATGTGCGTACCGGAAACTGGTCCTGGTCCTTGATCGAGGACCTGGGGTTGCGGGCGGACCTGTTCCCGGCGATCCGTCGCCCCGGCGACCTGATCGGACATTTCCACGGGACGCCGGTGGTCGCGGTGGGCTCGCACGACACGGCTTCGGCCGTGGTCGCGGTCCCCGCGGACCACAACAATTTCGCGTACGTCTCGAGCGGCACCTGGTCACTCGTCGGGCTGGAGCTGGCGCATCCGGTGCTCAGCGACGCGTCGCGGGAGGCGAACTTCACCAACGAGGGCGGGGTCGACGGGACGGTTCGCTACCTGCGCAACGTGATGGGGCTGTGGCCGCTCCAGGAGTGCATGCGGGAGTGGGGCTCGCCGGATATCTCGGACCTGCTCGCCGCGGCAGCCCGGGAGCCCGCGTTGCGGCGGGTGGTCGACCTGGACGATCCGGTCTTCCTGCCGCCCGGCGACATGTCTTCGCGCCTCTGCCGGGCCGCCGGCATGCCGCCCGATGTCTCCCCGGCCACGATCACCCGCTGCGTCCTGGACAGCCTGGCGCTCGCCCACCGGCGTGCGGTGCGCCAGGCCGGGGAGCTGGCCGGCGTCACGCCGAGCGCCCTGCACCTGGTCGGCGGCGGCGCCCGCAACGAGCTGCTCTGCCGGCTGACCGCGGACGCCACCGGACTCCCGGTGCTCGCCGGGCCGGTGGAGGCCACCGCGCTCGGTAATGTGCTGGTGCAGGCGCGCGCGGCCGGAGTCGTGTCCGGCGGGCTCGATGCGATGCGCGCGCTGGTGCGGCAGACTCAACAGATCACGCGTTACGAGCCGTGCGGCGACGACGCCCCGTGGCGGGCCGCCGCCGCCCGAGTGGGGAGGTGA
- a CDS encoding bifunctional aldolase/short-chain dehydrogenase, translating to MTNPAVAALIARSHRLGADPRTTNYAGGNTSAKGAGTDPVTGEPVELLWVKGSGGDLGTLTENGLAVLRLDRLRALPGVYPGVEREDEMVAAFDYCLHGRGGAAPSIDTAMHGLVDVPHVDHLHPDAGIAIATAADGPALTEEIFGDRVLWVDWRRPGFQLGLDIAAVQRANPQAIGVILGGHGITAWGATSDECEANSQEIIGIAARYIADKGKEAPFGPRIIKNLDKTVRRTKAADLFPIIRGLASTDRPQVGHFTDDDVVLDFVGSERLKELAALGTSCPDHFLRTKVKPLVLDTAPDAPLDEVTTRLKELHEAYRADYRAYYDRHATPDSPAIRGADPAIVLVPGIGMFSFGANKQTARVAGEFYVNAINVMRGAEAISRYAPIDEAEKFRIEYWSLEEAKLQRMPKPKPLSTRVAFVTGGGSGIGRAIALRLAAEGACVVVADRDAATAETVAREIGGTDAAISVTADVTDAAAVEAAVNEAVLAFGGVDLIVNNAGLSISKPLLETTEQDWDLQHDVMAKGSFLVAKAAARILIAQGMGGDIVYISSKNSLFAGPDNVAYGAAKADQAHQVRLLAAELGAFGVRVNGINPDGVVRGSGIFAGGWGAQRAAVYGVPEERLGEFYAQRTLLKREVLPEHVANAVFVLTAGDLSHTTGLHIPVDAGVAAAFLR from the coding sequence ATGACGAATCCCGCAGTCGCCGCGCTCATCGCCCGATCGCATCGCCTCGGTGCGGATCCGCGGACCACCAACTACGCCGGTGGCAACACCTCCGCCAAGGGCGCCGGCACCGACCCGGTCACCGGCGAGCCGGTCGAGCTGCTCTGGGTGAAGGGGTCCGGCGGCGACCTCGGCACGCTGACCGAGAACGGCCTCGCGGTGCTGCGGCTGGACCGGCTGCGCGCGCTGCCCGGCGTCTACCCGGGCGTCGAGCGCGAGGACGAGATGGTCGCCGCGTTCGACTACTGCCTGCACGGCCGGGGTGGCGCCGCGCCGAGCATCGACACCGCGATGCACGGGCTGGTCGACGTGCCGCACGTCGATCACCTGCACCCGGACGCCGGCATCGCGATCGCCACCGCCGCCGACGGGCCCGCGCTGACCGAGGAGATCTTCGGCGACCGGGTGCTCTGGGTGGACTGGCGGCGGCCCGGCTTCCAGCTCGGGCTGGACATCGCCGCGGTGCAGAGGGCGAACCCGCAGGCGATCGGGGTGATCCTGGGCGGACATGGGATCACCGCGTGGGGCGCCACCAGCGACGAGTGCGAGGCGAACTCGCAGGAGATCATCGGCATCGCCGCCCGCTACATCGCAGACAAAGGCAAGGAAGCACCCTTCGGACCTCGTATCATAAAAAATCTGGACAAAACGGTGCGACGAACAAAAGCCGCCGACCTGTTCCCGATCATTCGCGGCCTGGCCTCCACCGACCGCCCGCAGGTCGGCCACTTCACCGACGACGACGTAGTCCTCGACTTCGTCGGCAGCGAACGCCTGAAAGAGCTGGCCGCCCTGGGCACCAGCTGCCCGGACCACTTCCTGCGCACCAAGGTCAAGCCCTTGGTCCTGGACACCGCCCCGGACGCCCCGCTGGACGAGGTGACCACGCGGCTCAAGGAGCTGCACGAGGCCTACCGCGCCGACTACCGCGCCTACTACGACCGCCACGCCACCCCGGACAGCCCGGCCATCCGCGGCGCCGACCCGGCCATCGTCCTGGTCCCCGGCATCGGCATGTTCTCCTTCGGCGCGAACAAGCAGACCGCCCGCGTCGCCGGCGAGTTCTACGTCAACGCGATCAACGTGATGCGCGGCGCCGAGGCGATCTCCCGCTACGCCCCGATCGACGAGGCGGAGAAGTTCCGGATCGAGTACTGGTCCCTGGAGGAGGCCAAACTCCAGCGGATGCCGAAGCCGAAACCCCTGTCCACCCGGGTCGCCTTCGTCACCGGCGGCGGCTCCGGCATCGGCCGGGCGATCGCCCTGCGGCTGGCCGCCGAAGGCGCGTGTGTGGTGGTCGCCGACCGGGACGCGGCGACCGCGGAGACCGTCGCCCGGGAGATCGGCGGCACCGACGCGGCCATCTCCGTCACCGCCGACGTCACCGACGCCGCGGCGGTCGAGGCTGCTGTGAACGAGGCGGTGCTCGCCTTCGGCGGCGTCGACCTGATCGTCAACAACGCCGGGCTGTCCATCTCCAAGCCGCTGCTGGAGACCACCGAGCAGGACTGGGACCTCCAGCACGACGTGATGGCCAAGGGCTCGTTCCTGGTCGCCAAGGCGGCGGCCAGGATCCTGATCGCGCAGGGGATGGGTGGCGACATCGTCTACATCTCCAGCAAGAACTCGCTGTTCGCCGGCCCGGACAACGTCGCCTACGGCGCCGCCAAGGCCGACCAGGCGCACCAGGTCCGCTTGCTGGCCGCCGAGCTCGGCGCTTTCGGCGTACGCGTGAACGGCATCAACCCGGACGGCGTCGTCCGCGGCTCGGGCATCTTCGCCGGCGGCTGGGGCGCCCAGCGTGCCGCCGTCTACGGCGTGCCGGAGGAGAGGCTGGGCGAGTTCTACGCCCAGCGCACCCTGCTCAAACGCGAGGTGCTGCCGGAGCACGTGGCCAACGCGGTCTTCGTGCTCACCGCCGGCGACCTGTCGCACACCACCGGCCTGCACATCCCCGTCGACGCCGGCGTCGCGGCGGCGTTCCTGCGATGA
- a CDS encoding LutC/YkgG family protein, with protein MSAKDLILSRVRAALRDAPAPGPVPREYRRSFPAADLDVLVDRLVDYKASVRRVAVGEVAAVVAEIVGGTVVVPEGLPLSWRPEGVLVDDGLTPDRIAAADAVLTGAAVAVAETGTIVLDASPDQGRRIITLLPDVHVVVLRPDQVVASVPEAVARLDPARPLTWISGPSATSDIELNRVEGVHGPRHLYVLLLDS; from the coding sequence ATGAGCGCGAAAGATCTGATCCTGAGCCGGGTCCGGGCGGCGTTGCGGGACGCGCCCGCCCCGGGACCGGTGCCGCGGGAGTACCGGCGCTCGTTCCCGGCCGCCGATCTCGACGTGCTGGTGGACCGGCTCGTGGACTACAAGGCATCGGTGCGGCGGGTCGCCGTGGGCGAGGTTGCGGCGGTGGTCGCGGAGATCGTGGGCGGGACCGTGGTCGTACCGGAAGGGTTGCCCCTGTCGTGGCGCCCGGAGGGCGTCCTGGTCGACGACGGTCTGACGCCGGACCGCATCGCCGCGGCCGACGCGGTCCTGACCGGCGCGGCGGTCGCCGTCGCCGAGACCGGGACCATCGTGCTGGACGCGTCGCCGGACCAAGGGCGGCGGATCATCACGCTGCTGCCGGACGTGCACGTCGTCGTGCTGCGGCCGGACCAGGTGGTGGCCTCGGTGCCGGAGGCCGTCGCCCGCCTCGACCCGGCACGCCCGCTGACCTGGATCAGCGGGCCGTCGGCGACCAGCGACATCGAGCTGAACCGGGTGGAGGGGGTGCACGGCCCCCGCCACCTGTACGTGTTGCTGCTCGACTCCTAA
- a CDS encoding type IV secretory system conjugative DNA transfer family protein, with protein sequence MSGGRAPGGRSNDTLLNLVLILFGALIAVAAVFHFAVRGAAALTGHHPAIRFADSIRAVRTSPVDPLAGYPEAVRGELPPAPLVWLLVLILVGVPAGLLLWWQLRRAGGRQPDGLATPAQLRATLLKGAAIRKARQVRPSLAQAKNPDPASWAMFLATHPAGPLYAQHEDSLLLIGPPRMGKTLWFAVSAILDAPGAVVATSTKAELVRLTAAMRGTEDRPVHVFDPEDIAGWPEQLRWSPVAGCEDPGVASERSRAFVAAVPLGETKNGDFFTQGADTVLRCLLHAAALGGRTMRDVAAWAADFDNDEPLDILHGDDRAAPGWHGALRTFVRGAPETVSSTKMTLGLVLKPLASPRVMAAVTPGPDEGLDVERFLAERGTLYLLSEGDDGSTAPFVTALADHIVKVAKRMSQRRPQGRLDPPLRLVLDEAANVAPLPSLAGLMSDSGGRGVTVMVLIQSPDQGRDRWGEKGYGALWAAATVKLVLGGLADANDLEQLSKLCGERRVRRTSTTHAADQPGSVTESEERERVLPPEKILTLPVGEALLFYRNMSPALVRLRPWWRRKDAAAIRAAQQPERTA encoded by the coding sequence GTGAGCGGCGGCCGGGCGCCGGGCGGCAGGTCGAACGACACGCTGCTGAACCTGGTGCTGATCCTGTTCGGCGCGCTGATCGCGGTCGCGGCGGTGTTCCACTTCGCGGTGCGGGGCGCTGCGGCGCTGACCGGTCACCACCCGGCGATCCGGTTCGCCGACTCGATCCGGGCGGTGCGGACGTCGCCGGTCGATCCGCTGGCCGGCTATCCGGAGGCGGTGCGGGGCGAGTTGCCGCCGGCGCCGCTGGTGTGGCTGCTCGTCCTGATCCTGGTCGGTGTGCCGGCCGGCCTGCTGCTCTGGTGGCAGCTGCGCCGGGCGGGCGGCCGGCAGCCGGACGGGCTGGCCACCCCGGCCCAGTTGCGCGCGACGCTGCTGAAGGGTGCCGCGATCCGCAAGGCGCGGCAGGTGCGGCCGTCGCTGGCCCAGGCGAAGAACCCCGATCCGGCGTCCTGGGCGATGTTCCTGGCGACGCATCCGGCCGGGCCGCTCTATGCCCAGCACGAGGATTCACTCCTGCTGATCGGCCCGCCCCGGATGGGCAAGACCCTGTGGTTCGCGGTCAGCGCGATCCTCGACGCGCCGGGGGCGGTGGTCGCCACCTCGACCAAGGCGGAGCTGGTCCGGCTGACCGCGGCGATGCGGGGCACCGAGGACCGGCCGGTGCACGTCTTCGATCCGGAGGACATCGCCGGCTGGCCGGAGCAGTTGCGCTGGTCGCCGGTGGCCGGCTGCGAGGATCCGGGGGTCGCGTCGGAGCGGTCGCGGGCGTTCGTCGCCGCGGTGCCGCTGGGCGAGACGAAGAACGGTGACTTCTTCACCCAGGGCGCCGACACGGTGCTGCGGTGCCTGCTGCACGCCGCCGCGCTCGGCGGCCGGACGATGCGGGACGTGGCGGCCTGGGCGGCCGACTTCGACAACGACGAGCCGCTGGACATCCTGCACGGCGACGACCGGGCCGCTCCCGGCTGGCACGGTGCGTTGCGCACCTTCGTGCGGGGCGCCCCGGAGACGGTGTCGAGCACCAAGATGACGCTGGGCCTGGTGCTCAAGCCGCTGGCGTCGCCCCGGGTGATGGCCGCGGTGACGCCGGGGCCGGACGAGGGTCTCGACGTCGAGCGGTTCCTGGCCGAGCGGGGCACGCTGTACCTGCTCAGTGAGGGTGACGACGGCTCGACGGCGCCGTTCGTCACCGCGCTCGCCGACCACATCGTCAAGGTCGCGAAGCGGATGTCGCAGCGCCGGCCGCAGGGCCGGCTCGACCCGCCGTTGCGCCTGGTCCTGGACGAGGCCGCGAACGTCGCGCCGCTGCCGAGCCTGGCCGGGCTGATGAGTGACTCGGGCGGCCGCGGCGTGACCGTGATGGTGCTGATCCAGTCGCCGGATCAGGGTCGTGACCGGTGGGGCGAGAAGGGCTACGGTGCGCTGTGGGCGGCGGCGACGGTCAAGCTGGTGCTCGGTGGCCTGGCCGACGCCAACGATCTGGAGCAGTTGTCGAAGCTGTGCGGCGAGCGGCGGGTACGCCGGACCTCGACCACGCACGCGGCCGACCAGCCGGGGTCGGTCACCGAGAGCGAGGAGCGGGAGCGGGTGCTGCCACCGGAGAAGATCCTCACCCTGCCGGTCGGTGAGGCGCTGCTGTTCTATCGCAACATGAGCCCGGCGCTGGTCCGGCTGCGGCCGTGGTGGCGGCGTAAGGATGCCGCCGCGATCCGCGCGGCGCAGCAGCCGGAGAGGACGGCCTGA
- a CDS encoding Ig-like domain-containing protein, whose product MHRRRWIAAVAGVALVAALPAPARAAVTPIAKINFQPAASAVPSGYTADTGAAYDGTKGWVRQDSLSGTHVPLDLTRNTRDRARASVEARLNTIIHLQYGDVNGSNGVATAGAWEYAVPAGTYQVTVSAGDQPAYDSNHTVRVEGVTAISAFVSTAAAEYRQATVTVPVTDGRLTVDAVGGVNTKLNYVEISRSDADPPSGLTATPGDSQVALSWTGNAASYQVYRGGTLLATTTKASYLDTAVSNGTAYAYRVTSDGGSSATVSATPAAFALKVDFSDAATAPATGYVRDSGGAYTASRGYGWVDLGEGTPVDLTGNGRNRNPAAGQSDPRLATFMHAQLPAGSAGVTTPGAWEAAVPTGVYTVTVAVGDAGTAVNSVHWANVEDQNAIAAFVPTASVKFATATRTVRVTDGKLTLSPAGGTNTKFDYIDVLSVPAAGATPAVRTSTPANGAAGVSLTTSVVEDLLLPNGGVAAASLTSSSVTLTRLSDGTAVPATTITSGGGDVINLSPTGPLAANTAYRFTVTSAVTDVTGKAFAPYSIVFTTGAGGNPGGPVAFDKTVGVATGASFTTVVKGPDGRLYAGTLDGNIHRFPINADGTLGTATVIGTVRANASALGLPGAPARTIIGMAFDPASTASAPILWITDNYEYVGPLNVPDWSGRVGKLTGADLGTYTSVVTGLPRSVKDHETNSLAFGPDGALYLTQGANNAMGAADSTWGNRPERLLSAAVLRLDPARLPASLPLDVKTEEGGTYDPYATGAPLTLYATGVRNAFDLVWHRNGHLYTPTNGSAAGGNTPATPATLPASCARRGYTGPAVPALTNVPTAETDYVFDVKPGRYYGHPNPVRCEWVLAGGNPTGGTDPFQIPAYPVGVAPDPNMDLAGTYDAGLHASADGAIEYRGGLLDGKLLVVRYSDGQDIETFDVAASGALTNRVTGITGLTGFSQPLDVTEDVATGNLYVTELGANRITLLKPRP is encoded by the coding sequence ATGCATCGTCGTCGCTGGATCGCTGCCGTCGCCGGCGTGGCTCTCGTGGCCGCGCTTCCCGCGCCCGCCCGGGCCGCGGTCACCCCGATCGCGAAAATCAACTTCCAGCCGGCCGCGTCCGCGGTCCCGAGCGGGTACACCGCCGACACCGGCGCCGCCTACGACGGGACCAAGGGGTGGGTGCGGCAGGACAGCCTGAGCGGCACCCACGTGCCGCTCGACCTGACCCGCAACACCCGCGACCGGGCCCGCGCGAGCGTCGAGGCCCGGCTCAACACGATCATTCATCTTCAGTACGGCGACGTGAACGGCAGCAACGGCGTGGCCACCGCGGGCGCGTGGGAGTACGCCGTGCCCGCCGGGACCTACCAGGTGACCGTCTCCGCCGGTGACCAGCCGGCCTACGACAGCAACCACACCGTCCGGGTCGAGGGCGTCACCGCGATCAGCGCATTCGTCTCCACCGCCGCCGCCGAGTACCGCCAGGCCACGGTCACCGTCCCGGTCACCGACGGGCGGCTGACCGTCGACGCGGTGGGCGGCGTCAACACCAAGCTGAACTACGTCGAGATCAGCCGCAGCGACGCCGACCCGCCGTCCGGGCTGACCGCCACGCCCGGCGACAGCCAGGTCGCGCTCAGCTGGACCGGGAACGCGGCGAGCTACCAGGTCTACCGGGGCGGCACGCTGCTGGCGACCACGACCAAGGCGTCCTACCTCGACACCGCCGTGAGCAACGGGACGGCGTACGCGTACCGGGTCACCTCCGACGGCGGGTCCTCGGCCACGGTCAGCGCCACACCGGCCGCGTTCGCCCTGAAGGTCGACTTCTCGGACGCGGCGACCGCGCCGGCCACCGGGTACGTGCGGGACTCCGGCGGGGCGTACACGGCGTCCCGCGGATACGGCTGGGTCGACCTGGGCGAGGGCACCCCGGTCGACCTCACCGGCAACGGCCGCAACCGCAACCCGGCCGCCGGGCAGAGCGACCCACGGCTGGCCACCTTCATGCACGCCCAGCTCCCGGCCGGATCGGCCGGCGTGACCACCCCGGGCGCCTGGGAGGCGGCCGTGCCGACCGGCGTCTACACGGTGACCGTCGCGGTCGGTGACGCGGGCACCGCCGTCAACAGCGTGCACTGGGCGAACGTCGAGGACCAGAACGCGATCGCCGCCTTCGTACCGACCGCCTCGGTCAAGTTCGCCACCGCCACCCGGACCGTGCGGGTCACCGACGGCAAGCTGACCCTCAGCCCGGCCGGCGGCACCAACACCAAGTTCGACTACATCGACGTGCTCAGCGTCCCGGCGGCCGGCGCCACGCCCGCGGTGCGGACCAGCACCCCGGCCAACGGGGCGGCCGGCGTCTCGCTCACCACCAGCGTGGTCGAGGACCTGCTGCTGCCCAACGGTGGCGTCGCGGCCGCGTCGCTGACCAGCTCGTCGGTCACCCTGACCAGGCTCAGCGACGGCACGGCGGTGCCGGCCACCACGATCACCAGCGGCGGCGGGGACGTGATCAACCTGTCGCCGACCGGTCCGCTGGCCGCGAACACGGCGTACCGGTTCACCGTCACCAGCGCGGTGACCGACGTGACCGGCAAGGCGTTCGCGCCGTACTCGATCGTCTTCACCACCGGCGCCGGCGGCAACCCGGGCGGGCCGGTCGCGTTCGACAAGACCGTCGGCGTGGCCACCGGCGCGTCGTTCACCACGGTGGTCAAGGGCCCGGACGGACGGCTGTACGCGGGCACGCTGGACGGGAACATCCATCGCTTCCCGATCAACGCGGACGGCACGCTCGGCACGGCCACGGTCATCGGCACGGTCCGGGCCAACGCGTCGGCGCTCGGACTGCCCGGCGCGCCGGCCCGCACGATCATCGGGATGGCGTTCGACCCGGCGTCCACCGCGTCCGCGCCGATCCTCTGGATCACCGACAACTACGAGTACGTCGGACCCCTCAACGTGCCCGACTGGTCCGGCCGGGTCGGCAAGCTCACCGGCGCGGACCTGGGCACCTACACCTCCGTGGTGACCGGGCTGCCGCGCTCGGTGAAGGACCACGAGACCAACTCGCTGGCGTTCGGGCCGGACGGCGCGCTGTACCTGACCCAGGGCGCCAACAACGCCATGGGCGCGGCCGACTCGACCTGGGGCAACCGGCCGGAACGCCTGCTCAGCGCGGCGGTGCTGCGCCTCGACCCGGCCCGGCTGCCGGCGAGTCTGCCGCTGGACGTGAAGACCGAGGAGGGCGGGACCTACGACCCGTACGCCACCGGCGCGCCGCTGACCCTGTACGCCACCGGGGTACGCAACGCGTTCGACCTGGTCTGGCATCGCAACGGGCACCTGTACACGCCGACCAACGGTTCCGCCGCGGGCGGCAACACCCCGGCCACCCCGGCCACGCTGCCCGCCTCGTGCGCCCGGCGCGGCTACACCGGCCCGGCGGTCCCGGCGCTCACCAACGTGCCGACCGCCGAGACCGACTACGTCTTCGACGTGAAGCCGGGCCGCTACTACGGCCACCCCAACCCGGTCCGCTGCGAGTGGGTCCTGGCCGGCGGCAACCCGACCGGTGGCACCGACCCGTTCCAGATCCCCGCCTACCCGGTCGGCGTGGCCCCCGACCCGAACATGGACCTGGCCGGCACGTACGACGCCGGCCTGCACGCCTCGGCGGACGGCGCGATCGAATACCGAGGCGGGCTGCTCGACGGCAAGCTGCTGGTGGTCCGTTACTCGGACGGCCAGGACATCGAAACCTTCGACGTGGCCGCCTCCGGCGCCCTCACCAACCGGGTCACCGGCATCACCGGCCTGACCGGTTTCAGCCAGCCGCTCGACGTCACCGAAGACGTCGCCACCGGCAATCTTTACGTCACCGAACTCGGCGCGAACCGCATCACCCTCCTGAAACCCCGCCCGTGA